The following are encoded together in the Hydractinia symbiolongicarpus strain clone_291-10 chromosome 14, HSymV2.1, whole genome shotgun sequence genome:
- the LOC130625186 gene encoding uncharacterized protein LOC130625186, with protein sequence MVKLQRHASNAWIIRGRHWERRGCPHGRRRSQCKDCEGNKICHHESVRAYCKVCKGSQICEHEKQSSQCKECKGSKICQHERVRSQCKEDKGSQICQHERRKACCKECKGSQICPHKRIRYRCKECKKSKQSEGTRSCSKCKKVLALDEFRVLNN encoded by the coding sequence ATGGTCAAACTACAAAGACATGCATCAAATGCCTGGATAATAAGAGGGCGTCACTGGGAACGTAGGGGATGCCCCCATGGTAGGCGGAGATCCCAGTGTAAAGACTGTGAAGGAAATAAAATATGCCACCATGAAAGTGTGAGGGCCTATTGTAAGGTGTGCAAGGGCAGTCAGATTTGCGAGCATGAAAAACAGAGTTCCCAATGTAAAGAGTGCAAGGGTAGTAAAATCTGCCAGCATGAAAGGGTGAGGTCTCAATGTAAAGAGGACAAGGGTAGTCAAATCTGCCAGCATGAACGGAGAAAAGCTTGCTGTAAAGAATGCAAGGGTAGTCAGATTTGCCCACATAAAAGGATAAGGTATCGCTGCAAGGAATGCAAGAAGAGCAAACAGTCAGAGGGAACCAGGAGCtgctcaaaatgtaaaaaagtgttGGCCCTAGATGAATTTAGGGTGTTGAATAATTGA